A single region of the Candidatus Protochlamydia amoebophila UWE25 genome encodes:
- a CDS encoding BTB/POZ domain-containing protein, which yields MYHLKMIQLIRVVILNIQNIRSNLSHFIVNTDTHFYIRSNDHLKFSERIVLLCKTIFQCFLNLFFNYLKKDQLQSQWREVFWGQKEFVISNLAPTQSESGTFLSSPSQISDFALPFITANRNQETINYPKNENNLVIDSFNNSIDSNISNSHFPKTVDPLIIPPSQLSPSPQGVKLSFQGGTSLTIPYSQLALLRKKSPYFKSLWSGHFQETLQGPLAITEKKFTNLLQCLMDANFKLSVEDIPCSIALAHYYQLTDVVENLEKQLIKIYQSEEDALFNSNEESLIELKELLNFARLYQLNNLINYLEFTVVSGLLNNTSHVNEFEKILNHFSTDIEELNLSGKDFFTEAHFLALKNCKNLKVLCLKIFYTPIDTGLAHLTSLTALQNLDLSECYLLKDTGLAHLSSLTALQYLDLSGCDDLTDAGLAHLTPLVSLQHLDLSKCENLTGDGLAHLTPLVALRHLGLSDCRNLTDAGLAHLTPLTALKHLDLSECKNLTDDGLVHLSSLVALQYLSLKLCENLTDAGLAHLTSLTALEHLDLGLDFGYCQNLTDDGLAHLSSLTALKHLDLSWRENLTDAGLAHLTSLTALKHLDLSWCENLTDEGLAYLTPLVALQYLSLKGSDITDEGLEHLAHLSALRHLSLNDCRRIYHGYGLAHLTTLVNLEHLDLSGCYSLSSFKLIFLSSLVNLQHLNLSGCFGLYHDGLEDLTPLMNLQYLDLSSCINLTDKGLAYLTSLVGLGLQHLDLSGCKEITDTGLAHLTSLVGLEYLDLSWCENLTDKGLAYLTSFAGLKYLNLKGCKKITDAGLAHLTSLVTLQRLNLSECVNLTDTGLAHLVSLVNLQDLELRECKSITDTGLAHYIQNQQIIYR from the coding sequence ATGTATCATTTAAAAATGATTCAACTAATTCGGGTGGTAATTTTGAATATTCAGAATATAAGATCTAATCTTAGTCATTTCATTGTCAATACAGACACTCATTTTTACATTCGATCAAACGATCATTTAAAATTTTCTGAACGAATTGTTTTATTGTGCAAAACAATTTTTCAGTGTTTCCTCAACTTATTCTTTAATTATCTCAAAAAAGACCAGCTTCAATCTCAGTGGAGGGAAGTTTTTTGGGGACAAAAAGAATTCGTCATTTCTAATCTTGCCCCAACTCAATCAGAATCTGGGACGTTTCTCTCAAGTCCGAGCCAAATTTCGGATTTTGCCCTCCCTTTTATAACTGCGAATCGAAACCAAGAAACTATTAATTATCCTAAGAATGAAAACAATTTGGTAATAGACTCTTTCAATAACTCAATAGACTCAAATATCTCAAACAGTCATTTTCCAAAAACAGTAGATCCCTTAATAATTCCCCCTTCCCAACTGTCACCTTCACCCCAAGGTGTTAAACTGAGCTTTCAAGGAGGAACTTCTTTAACCATACCCTATTCTCAATTAGCTTTATTAAGGAAAAAGTCACCCTATTTTAAAAGTCTTTGGTCGGGACATTTTCAAGAAACGCTTCAAGGTCCCCTTGCTATAACAGAAAAAAAATTTACTAACTTACTACAGTGCTTAATGGATGCTAACTTTAAACTGTCGGTAGAAGACATTCCTTGTTCCATTGCATTAGCCCACTATTACCAATTAACAGATGTGGTAGAAAACTTAGAAAAACAGCTGATTAAAATCTATCAATCAGAGGAAGATGCTCTATTTAATTCGAACGAAGAAAGTCTCATAGAATTAAAAGAGCTATTAAATTTTGCACGTCTGTATCAGTTAAATAATTTAATAAATTATTTAGAGTTCACAGTGGTAAGTGGCTTATTAAACAATACTTCTCATGTGAACGAATTTGAGAAAATTTTAAATCATTTTTCAACTGACATAGAAGAACTCAATCTTTCAGGAAAAGATTTTTTTACAGAGGCTCATTTTTTAGCCTTAAAAAATTGTAAAAATTTAAAAGTGCTGTGTCTAAAAATATTCTACACTCCCATAGATACCGGATTAGCCCATTTGACGTCTTTAACGGCTTTACAAAACTTAGATCTCAGTGAATGCTATCTGCTTAAGGATACTGGGTTAGCTCATTTGTCATCTTTAACCGCTTTACAGTATTTAGATTTAAGTGGCTGTGACGATCTTACGGATGCTGGATTAGCCCATTTAACACCTTTAGTCTCCTTGCAACATTTAGATTTAAGTAAATGTGAAAATCTCACTGGCGATGGATTAGCCCATTTGACACCTTTAGTCGCTTTGCGACACTTAGGTTTGAGTGATTGTAGAAATCTCACGGATGCTGGATTAGCACATTTAACACCCTTAACGGCTTTAAAGCATTTAGATTTAAGTGAGTGTAAAAATCTCACTGACGATGGACTAGTGCATTTATCTTCCTTAGTCGCTTTGCAATATTTATCTCTAAAACTGTGTGAAAATCTCACCGATGCTGGATTAGCCCATTTAACATCCTTAACGGCTTTAGAGCATTTGGATTTAGGTTTGGATTTCGGTTATTGCCAGAATCTCACTGACGATGGGTTAGCCCATTTGTCGTCCTTAACAGCTTTAAAGCATTTAGATCTAAGTTGGCGTGAAAATCTCACGGATGCTGGATTAGCCCATTTAACATCCTTAACGGCTTTAAAACATTTAGACTTAAGTTGGTGTGAAAATCTCACGGATGAGGGATTGGCCTATTTGACGCCCCTAGTTGCTTTACAGTATTTGAGTTTAAAGGGCAGTGACATCACTGATGAAGGATTAGAACATCTGGCACACTTAAGTGCTTTACGGCATTTAAGTTTGAATGACTGCCGTAGGATCTACCATGGCTATGGATTAGCGCACTTGACAACTTTAGTGAATTTAGAGCATCTAGACTTAAGTGGCTGTTATTCGCTTTCTAGTTTTAAATTAATTTTCTTATCATCTTTAGTGAATTTACAGCATTTAAATCTAAGTGGGTGTTTTGGTCTTTATCACGATGGATTAGAAGATTTGACTCCTTTAATGAATTTGCAGTATTTAGATTTAAGTTCGTGTATAAATCTGACGGATAAGGGGCTGGCATATTTGACCTCTTTAGTAGGTCTAGGTTTACAACATTTAGATCTAAGTGGGTGTAAAGAAATCACTGACACCGGATTGGCACATTTAACCTCTTTAGTAGGCTTGGAGTACTTAGATTTAAGTTGGTGTGAAAATCTCACGGATAAGGGGTTGGCATATTTAACCTCCTTCGCAGGTTTAAAGTATTTAAATCTAAAGGGATGTAAAAAGATTACTGATGCTGGATTAGCACATTTGACCTCCTTAGTGACTTTACAGCGTTTGAATTTAAGTGAATGTGTAAATCTTACTGATACTGGATTGGCACATTTAGTTTCCCTAGTAAATTTACAGGATTTAGAGCTACGAGAATGTAAAAGCATTACAGACACTGGGTTGGCTCATTACATACAAAATCAACAAATAATCTATCGTTAA
- a CDS encoding integrase core domain-containing protein, which translates to MQEAQNLAKKWREDYNKWRPHSALDGLSPKEFRKTYELKTINA; encoded by the coding sequence TTGCAAGAAGCACAAAACTTAGCAAAAAAATGGAGAGAAGACTATAATAAATGGCGTCCTCATAGCGCGCTAGATGGTCTTTCTCCGAAAGAATTTAGAAAGACTTATGAGCTAAAAACAATTAATGCATAG
- a CDS encoding helix-turn-helix domain-containing protein — MSKFFKELKEGLEEAFAYAQGKITLKSEIIEIPDAPADYKAQDIKRIRKKCHYSQVVFAKILNVSPRTIQSWESGQRVPSHVALRLLEIVDKGIYRPQVYRKTF, encoded by the coding sequence ATGAGTAAATTTTTTAAAGAGTTAAAAGAAGGTTTAGAAGAAGCTTTTGCTTATGCTCAAGGCAAAATTACCCTCAAATCAGAAATAATTGAAATACCCGATGCTCCAGCCGATTACAAAGCCCAAGATATTAAAAGGATTAGAAAAAAATGCCACTATTCTCAAGTTGTTTTTGCTAAGATCTTAAACGTTAGTCCAAGAACTATTCAGTCATGGGAATCAGGACAACGTGTTCCAAGCCATGTAGCCTTACGGTTACTTGAAATTGTAGACAAAGGTATTTACCGTCCACAAGTTTATAGAAAAACTTTTTAA
- a CDS encoding type II toxin-antitoxin system death-on-curing family toxin yields MIFLSVEEVILIHDHLVSEYGGLHGIRDMGLLVSAIEMPKTTMFGEYLHESTFDKASAYLFHIVCNHAFLDGNKRTGAAATLIFLSQNDCKIKYDMREFEEMVCKVAQGLFSKEKISNFLKHQDK; encoded by the coding sequence ATGATTTTTTTATCTGTTGAAGAGGTGATTTTGATTCATGATCATCTCGTTTCTGAATACGGAGGTCTACATGGTATTAGAGATATGGGACTTCTTGTATCTGCTATAGAAATGCCAAAGACTACAATGTTTGGTGAGTATCTACATGAATCAACATTTGACAAAGCTTCTGCATATCTTTTTCACATTGTTTGTAATCATGCTTTCTTAGATGGGAATAAGAGAACAGGTGCTGCTGCGACTTTAATTTTTTTGAGCCAAAATGATTGTAAAATAAAATACGACATGCGTGAATTCGAGGAAATGGTTTGTAAAGTGGCTCAAGGATTATTTTCGAAAGAAAAAATTAGCAATTTCTTAAAACATCAAGACAAATAA
- a CDS encoding IS982-like element ISPasp3 family transposase, which yields MEEQIIALYCLLDDYILSIGYKDWPNTKLSTSEIMLINLVGMRFFYGNMETSRKFLIEHRYIMNKLSKSALNRRIHQIPMKWWEEILEFIQKLKNFGKLPFEYIVDAFPVSVCRNIRIQNCRIYRGEEFRGYNASKREYFYGLKVTVLASQDGCPFRVILCPGREHDAVPFKYMERNLPAGSKIYGDSAYVDYKHQDMLEKIENIKLIVEPKSNSLRSIDLHDFVNLKHIRKFIEGVFGVISRLMPRKIHATTSNGFEIKVLGFLVAAATNFLIN from the coding sequence ATGGAAGAACAAATTATAGCACTTTATTGCCTTTTAGACGACTACATCCTTTCGATTGGATACAAAGATTGGCCAAATACAAAACTGTCTACTTCGGAAATTATGTTGATAAATTTAGTAGGAATGAGATTTTTTTACGGAAATATGGAAACGTCCCGAAAATTTCTTATTGAGCATAGATATATCATGAATAAACTGAGTAAGAGCGCATTAAATAGAAGAATTCATCAAATACCCATGAAATGGTGGGAGGAAATTCTTGAGTTTATTCAAAAATTAAAAAACTTTGGAAAATTACCTTTTGAATATATTGTTGATGCATTTCCTGTTTCTGTTTGTAGAAATATAAGAATTCAAAATTGTAGAATTTATCGAGGAGAGGAATTTAGAGGGTATAATGCTAGTAAGCGAGAATATTTTTATGGATTGAAAGTAACAGTCTTAGCTTCTCAAGATGGGTGCCCTTTTAGAGTTATCCTTTGTCCAGGCAGAGAGCATGATGCTGTTCCTTTTAAATACATGGAACGAAACTTACCCGCAGGCAGTAAGATTTATGGAGATTCTGCCTATGTCGATTATAAGCATCAAGACATGCTTGAAAAGATAGAAAACATCAAGCTCATAGTGGAGCCAAAATCTAATTCTCTTCGTTCAATCGATTTACATGATTTTGTAAATTTGAAGCACATTAGAAAATTTATTGAGGGAGTATTTGGCGTGATATCAAGACTGATGCCTAGAAAAATTCATGCAACGACGTCTAATGGGTTTGAAATTAAAGTTTTAGGATTTCTAGTAGCAGCTGCAACAAATTTTTTAATAAATTAG